A stretch of the Bartonella henselae str. Houston-1 genome encodes the following:
- the acs gene encoding acetate--CoA ligase, with the protein MSEKIYPIPDNIKKNALIDEETYQQWYQESINDPESFWAKHGQCIEWFKPYTKVKNTSFNGDVSIQWYEDGITNVAYNCIDRHLKTHGDKIALIWEGDNPYHDKKITYNELYEHVCRFANILKNHGVKKGDKVTIYLTMIPEAAYAMLACARIGAIHSVIFAGFSPEAIAGRIVDCESTFIITANQGLRGGKQINLKDSVDHAIEIAARQNVHVDQVMVIRRTCGPIHWVEGRDFWYHEEVSHTKTDCPAEKMNAEDPLFILYTSGSTGKPKGVLHTTAGYLVYASMTHKYVFDYHAGEIYWCTADIGWITGHSYLVYGPLCNAATTLMFEGTPTFPDNGRFWEIVDKHQVNIFYTAPTAIRALMGAGNSFVERSKRTSLRLLGSVGEPINPEAWEWFYHTVGNNHCPILDTWWQTETGGHMITPLPGATPLKAGSATRPFFGVQLQIIDAEGNVLEGETEGNLCIIDSWPGQMRTLYNDHERFIQTYFSTYKGKYFTGDGCRRDSDGYYWITGRVDDILNVSGHRLGTAEIESALVSHPAVSEAAVVGYPHTIKGQGIYSFITLMEGTAPSEELHQELIRHVRKEIGSIAILDKVQFAPQLPKTRSGKIMRRILRKIAENNFDNLGDISTLSEPQVIDDLIANRQNREITA; encoded by the coding sequence ATGTCTGAAAAAATCTACCCAATACCGGATAATATCAAAAAAAATGCTTTGATCGATGAAGAAACCTATCAACAATGGTATCAGGAAAGCATCAATGATCCAGAAAGTTTCTGGGCAAAACATGGTCAATGTATTGAATGGTTTAAACCTTATACAAAAGTAAAAAATACTTCCTTTAATGGCGATGTATCGATTCAATGGTATGAAGATGGCATAACAAATGTTGCCTATAACTGCATTGATCGCCACCTAAAAACCCATGGTGATAAAATCGCACTGATTTGGGAAGGAGATAACCCTTATCACGATAAAAAGATAACCTATAATGAACTTTATGAACATGTCTGTCGTTTTGCCAATATTTTAAAAAATCACGGTGTCAAAAAAGGCGATAAGGTTACCATTTACCTAACCATGATCCCTGAAGCAGCCTATGCAATGCTAGCCTGTGCCCGTATTGGCGCTATTCATTCGGTTATTTTTGCAGGTTTTTCTCCTGAAGCAATAGCAGGACGCATTGTAGACTGCGAATCGACTTTTATCATTACCGCAAATCAAGGCTTGCGTGGAGGAAAACAGATTAATTTAAAAGACAGTGTTGACCATGCTATTGAGATTGCCGCTCGCCAGAATGTGCATGTGGATCAAGTCATGGTCATACGGCGAACCTGTGGACCAATCCATTGGGTAGAGGGACGTGATTTTTGGTATCATGAAGAAGTATCTCATACCAAAACGGACTGTCCAGCAGAAAAGATGAATGCTGAAGATCCACTTTTTATTCTTTATACCTCAGGCTCAACAGGTAAACCCAAAGGTGTTTTGCATACAACAGCGGGCTATCTTGTTTATGCATCAATGACCCATAAATATGTTTTTGATTATCATGCTGGTGAAATTTACTGGTGTACTGCTGATATTGGTTGGATCACCGGCCATTCTTATTTGGTTTATGGTCCTCTTTGCAACGCTGCTACTACTTTAATGTTTGAAGGCACACCAACCTTTCCCGACAACGGCAGATTCTGGGAAATTGTCGATAAACATCAAGTCAATATATTCTACACCGCACCAACAGCTATTCGCGCCTTAATGGGTGCGGGCAATTCATTTGTTGAACGCTCGAAAAGAACATCCTTGCGTCTTTTAGGGTCCGTGGGCGAACCCATTAATCCAGAGGCATGGGAATGGTTTTACCACACAGTTGGAAACAATCATTGCCCCATTCTCGATACATGGTGGCAAACAGAAACAGGAGGACATATGATCACCCCCCTCCCCGGTGCGACACCCCTTAAAGCAGGATCAGCCACACGTCCTTTTTTTGGAGTACAACTCCAAATCATAGATGCAGAAGGAAATGTCCTAGAAGGTGAAACAGAAGGCAATCTTTGTATTATTGATTCATGGCCAGGACAAATGCGCACACTCTATAATGATCACGAGCGCTTTATTCAAACTTATTTTTCCACCTATAAAGGGAAATATTTTACAGGCGATGGCTGTAGGCGCGATAGCGATGGCTATTATTGGATTACAGGACGAGTGGATGACATTCTCAATGTTTCTGGACACAGACTAGGAACAGCAGAAATTGAATCAGCGCTTGTTTCGCATCCCGCTGTTTCAGAAGCCGCCGTTGTTGGCTACCCTCATACTATTAAAGGACAAGGAATTTACAGTTTTATCACCTTAATGGAAGGGACAGCCCCAAGTGAAGAGTTGCATCAAGAGCTTATCCGACATGTCAGAAAGGAAATAGGCTCCATTGCCATATTGGATAAAGTTCAATTTGCTCCTCAGCTCCCCAAAACGCGATCAGGAAAAATTATGAGACGGATTTTGCGAAAAATTGCCGAAAATAATTTTGATAATCTAGGAGATATTTCCACTCTTTCTGAACCACAAGTCATTGATGATCTTATTGCTAATCGTCAAAACAGAGAAATTACAGCGTAA
- a CDS encoding DEAD/DEAH box helicase, with product MTLQSLLQIYRDEARTERDKGTYFERFALAYLMHDPLQFDQYEKVQTFKDWAYENGWDGRDTGIDLVAKLRNEDGFAAIQCKFYDAAYRIKKADIDSFISASGKAPFKRRVIIDSTKNAWSENAETMIRGQDVPVIRINLSDMQESPIRWEAFTAKGKIVLEDKKKLRPHQVEALHFVRAGLTKADRGKLIMACGTGKTFTSLKIAEDLAGEGKFVLFLVPSLALMSQTVREWTTDTEIGLRSFAVCSDTQVGKRRKNTHDIAEIDVFDLAFPATTDAAKLAKQAKNSVADKMTVVFATYQSIQVIADAQKKYGLPTFDLIICDEAHRTTGATLVGEDESNFVKVHSNDVIRAKKRLYMTATPRIFGDNAKSRANEANVVLASMDDEKLFGKTLFYRGFSWAVQNNLLTDYKVIVLAMDEKLVSSAVQKRLSDDQSELVLDDATKIIGCYKALTKQDMKADIQTDPYPMHRALAFCKDIRSSKLVRDEFSAVVKEYLDYTNREDTENEPFLQCEIEHVDGTCNAKDRGVLLDWMKADSGDGVCRILTNARCLSEGVDVPALDAIMFLNARKSQIDVVQSVGRVMRRSEGKKMGYVILPIGIPSGTPVEQALNNNDKYRVIWQILNALRAHDDRFDATINKASLGQDVSNVIEIIGVTQSMELQAVTAVVDNLPVRSQPARSGIGASEYDLLVTEKMQGEFSFSVDELSRAIMAKIVKKCGTRDYWEDWASNIAQIAKNHITRLTGILAEPDTKARQAFDRFVAELRDDLNDTITESDAIEMLAQHLITRPVFQVLFEGYQFTRENPVSRAMQRMLDVLDEANLDKESKDLEKFYASVKLRASGITDPQAKQRLIIELYDKFFRYAFPRTVEKLGIVYTPVEIVDFILRSVNDVLQAEFGQTLGAPGIHIMDPFTGTGTFITRLLQSGLITPEEMKHKFCHEIHANEIVLLAYYIAAINIETTYHGLIGGDYVPFEGICLTDTFQLYEQEKDLISDLLVDNSTRRSRQKGLDIRVIVGNPPYSSGQKSENDNAKNIGYPKLDRCIRETYAAQSKASNVNGLYDSYIRAIRWASDRIKDCGVIGFVTNAGFINGYSTNGLRKELSKEFSNIYVLNLRGDIRKNMMSKGRAQEGQNVFGSGSMTGIAVTLFVKNPDVTEHCKIYYHDIGDNLTTKEKLCKLQHLGSIGGIKHEQGWQMITPDEHGDWLDQRNNDFEKFLALGDKKGSNIKLFETFSCGIQTNRDAWVYNSSRKALAKNMSHMIAFYNSEVERFNAAHLHSDRKTRAKAVNDFVNTDSRKISWSSSLKEELIRGKFPEFESDCIVQSIYRPFKRQWLYYNRIFNHRVYQMPRIFPMGQTVGNRVIQVTGVGASSGFSVLMTKDLSNLHTMDTGQCFPRYVYENAESLEDKEGDHVHLFANFAEESKETGLQRRDALTNEGLAYFKAAYPSEMITKDDLFYYVYGILHSEDYRARYAHNLSKQLPRIPTVKKVEDFWAFVTAGRKLGDLHMNYEEVEPYPVTYKQGDPRTWMISDAVRFYRVEAMKFSGKRGAIDKSTVIYNANITMQNIPLEAYDYVVNGRPALEWVMERQIVKTDKASGLVNDANRYAVETVGNPAYPLELFQRVITVSLETIKIVRSLPKLEVRETEDVKLSIVS from the coding sequence ATGACGCTACAATCGCTTTTACAGATATATCGTGATGAAGCGCGTACCGAACGAGATAAAGGTACATATTTTGAGCGTTTTGCTCTTGCTTATCTGATGCATGATCCTCTTCAGTTTGACCAGTATGAAAAGGTTCAGACCTTTAAAGATTGGGCTTATGAAAATGGCTGGGATGGTCGTGATACTGGTATTGATCTTGTGGCAAAGCTTCGTAATGAAGATGGTTTTGCGGCAATCCAATGTAAATTTTATGATGCAGCATACCGGATTAAAAAAGCAGATATTGATAGTTTTATTTCAGCATCAGGTAAAGCTCCGTTCAAACGGCGCGTCATTATAGATAGTACTAAAAATGCTTGGAGTGAAAACGCTGAAACAATGATACGGGGGCAAGATGTTCCTGTTATACGGATTAATCTTTCCGATATGCAAGAAAGTCCAATCCGTTGGGAAGCTTTTACAGCCAAAGGCAAAATTGTGCTGGAGGATAAAAAGAAACTCCGTCCCCATCAGGTAGAGGCATTACATTTTGTGCGTGCTGGGCTTACTAAAGCAGATCGTGGCAAGCTTATTATGGCTTGTGGTACTGGTAAGACATTTACCAGTCTTAAGATTGCTGAGGATTTGGCTGGTGAAGGGAAGTTTGTCTTGTTTCTTGTGCCTTCCCTTGCCCTGATGTCACAAACGGTGCGTGAATGGACAACGGATACAGAAATCGGATTACGCTCCTTTGCTGTATGTTCTGATACACAAGTGGGAAAGCGTCGTAAAAATACGCATGATATTGCTGAAATTGATGTGTTTGATCTTGCTTTTCCGGCGACAACCGATGCGGCTAAACTTGCAAAACAGGCAAAGAATAGTGTTGCAGATAAAATGACTGTTGTGTTTGCAACCTATCAATCTATTCAAGTGATTGCTGATGCTCAGAAAAAGTATGGTTTGCCAACATTTGATCTTATCATTTGTGATGAAGCGCACCGTACAACAGGTGCAACGCTGGTGGGCGAGGATGAATCCAATTTTGTTAAGGTGCATTCCAATGATGTTATTCGTGCCAAGAAGCGCCTTTATATGACAGCAACACCACGCATTTTTGGTGATAATGCAAAAAGCCGCGCGAATGAAGCGAATGTAGTTCTTGCTTCGATGGACGATGAAAAGCTTTTTGGTAAAACACTTTTTTATCGTGGTTTTTCATGGGCAGTACAAAATAATCTTTTAACTGACTATAAGGTTATTGTCTTAGCAATGGATGAAAAACTCGTGAGTTCAGCTGTTCAGAAGCGTCTTAGTGATGACCAGTCTGAACTTGTTCTTGATGATGCAACGAAGATTATTGGCTGTTATAAGGCACTTACAAAACAAGATATGAAGGCTGATATTCAGACTGATCCATATCCTATGCATCGTGCTTTGGCGTTTTGTAAAGATATTCGCAGTTCTAAATTGGTCCGTGATGAATTTTCTGCGGTTGTTAAAGAGTATCTTGATTATACCAACAGAGAGGATACGGAAAACGAACCATTTCTGCAGTGTGAAATTGAACATGTTGATGGCACTTGCAATGCCAAGGATCGTGGTGTTCTGCTTGATTGGATGAAAGCTGATAGCGGCGATGGTGTTTGTCGTATTTTAACCAATGCCCGTTGTTTGTCTGAGGGGGTGGATGTTCCAGCTCTTGATGCCATCATGTTTTTAAATGCACGCAAGAGTCAGATTGATGTGGTTCAATCGGTTGGGCGGGTGATGCGTCGCTCTGAGGGCAAAAAGATGGGGTATGTCATTTTGCCAATTGGCATTCCCTCTGGTACTCCAGTGGAACAGGCTTTGAATAACAATGATAAATATCGGGTTATCTGGCAAATTTTGAATGCTTTGCGTGCGCATGATGACCGTTTTGATGCTACGATTAATAAGGCATCCCTAGGGCAAGACGTAAGCAACGTGATTGAGATTATTGGTGTCACTCAGAGTATGGAGTTACAGGCTGTTACAGCTGTTGTAGACAATCTTCCTGTTCGCTCACAACCTGCACGATCGGGAATTGGAGCCTCCGAGTATGATCTTCTTGTTACAGAGAAAATGCAAGGGGAGTTCTCTTTCTCTGTGGATGAACTTTCTCGTGCCATCATGGCAAAGATTGTCAAAAAATGTGGTACGCGTGATTATTGGGAAGATTGGGCGAGCAATATTGCACAGATTGCCAAAAATCATATCACGCGTTTAACAGGTATTCTCGCTGAGCCAGATACTAAGGCGCGTCAAGCCTTTGACAGGTTTGTGGCAGAACTGCGTGATGACTTAAACGATACGATTACAGAGAGTGATGCGATTGAGATGTTGGCACAACATCTCATCACGCGTCCTGTCTTTCAGGTGTTGTTTGAAGGCTATCAGTTTACGCGTGAGAACCCTGTTTCGCGTGCTATGCAGCGTATGCTTGATGTGCTTGATGAGGCCAATCTTGATAAGGAATCCAAAGACCTCGAGAAATTTTATGCAAGTGTAAAATTACGAGCTAGTGGCATTACCGATCCACAAGCAAAGCAGAGGTTAATTATAGAGCTTTACGATAAATTTTTTCGTTATGCTTTTCCTCGCACAGTAGAAAAATTGGGCATTGTTTATACTCCCGTTGAGATTGTCGATTTTATTCTTCGTTCTGTTAATGATGTCTTACAGGCTGAATTTGGGCAAACGCTTGGCGCACCTGGTATTCACATCATGGATCCCTTTACAGGAACGGGGACCTTTATCACGCGGCTTTTACAGTCAGGTTTGATTACACCAGAAGAGATGAAGCACAAATTTTGTCATGAAATTCATGCCAATGAAATTGTTCTACTGGCTTATTATATCGCAGCTATTAATATTGAGACGACCTATCATGGTCTGATAGGGGGAGATTATGTTCCGTTTGAGGGAATTTGTCTGACCGATACATTTCAGCTTTATGAGCAAGAAAAGGACTTGATCAGTGATTTGCTGGTGGATAACAGCACCCGTCGATCACGCCAGAAGGGGCTGGATATTCGTGTTATTGTTGGTAACCCCCCTTATTCTTCTGGACAAAAAAGTGAAAACGATAATGCAAAAAATATTGGCTATCCTAAATTGGATCGTTGCATTCGTGAAACTTATGCTGCTCAATCCAAAGCGAGCAATGTTAATGGACTTTATGACAGTTACATTCGTGCCATTCGCTGGGCAAGTGATCGCATAAAAGACTGCGGTGTTATTGGTTTTGTAACAAATGCGGGTTTTATCAATGGATATTCTACGAATGGTTTACGAAAAGAATTGAGTAAAGAATTCTCAAATATTTATGTTCTTAATTTGCGGGGTGATATTCGCAAAAATATGATGAGTAAAGGGCGTGCTCAAGAAGGGCAAAATGTTTTCGGAAGTGGAAGCATGACAGGAATTGCTGTGACACTATTTGTTAAAAATCCAGATGTCACTGAGCATTGCAAAATTTACTATCATGATATTGGTGATAATCTCACGACAAAAGAGAAACTATGTAAACTTCAGCATTTAGGCAGTATTGGCGGTATCAAGCATGAACAAGGCTGGCAGATGATTACACCAGATGAGCATGGCGATTGGCTGGATCAGCGCAACAATGATTTTGAAAAATTTCTAGCCTTGGGTGATAAAAAAGGCAGTAATATAAAGCTCTTCGAAACTTTTTCGTGTGGTATACAAACTAATCGTGATGCTTGGGTCTATAATTCGAGCCGTAAAGCTTTAGCGAAAAACATGAGTCATATGATTGCTTTCTATAACAGTGAAGTAGAACGTTTTAATGCTGCACATTTGCATTCTGACCGCAAGACACGTGCAAAGGCTGTGAATGATTTTGTTAACACGGATTCTAGAAAGATCAGTTGGAGTAGTAGTCTTAAAGAAGAACTAATAAGGGGAAAATTTCCCGAATTTGAAAGTGATTGCATAGTCCAAAGTATTTATCGTCCTTTTAAACGACAGTGGCTTTATTATAATCGTATTTTTAACCATAGAGTTTACCAAATGCCGCGGATATTTCCGATGGGGCAGACGGTTGGAAACAGGGTAATACAAGTTACAGGAGTTGGAGCAAGCAGTGGTTTTTCTGTTTTGATGACTAAGGATTTATCCAATCTTCATACAATGGATACTGGTCAATGTTTTCCACGGTATGTTTATGAAAATGCTGAGTCCTTAGAGGATAAAGAGGGGGATCATGTTCATTTGTTTGCAAATTTTGCAGAGGAAAGCAAAGAAACTGGTTTGCAGCGGCGTGATGCTCTCACGAATGAAGGGTTGGCCTATTTTAAGGCAGCATATCCTAGTGAAATGATAACAAAGGATGATTTGTTTTATTATGTTTATGGAATCTTGCATTCTGAGGATTATCGTGCACGTTATGCGCATAATTTGTCTAAACAATTGCCGCGGATTCCAACGGTCAAAAAGGTAGAGGATTTTTGGGCTTTTGTGACAGCAGGACGTAAACTTGGCGATTTGCATATGAATTATGAAGAAGTTGAGCCCTATCCTGTTACCTATAAGCAGGGTGATCCAAGAACTTGGATGATTTCTGATGCGGTGCGTTTCTATCGTGTTGAAGCAATGAAATTTTCTGGCAAGCGTGGTGCTATTGATAAAAGTACCGTGATTTATAATGCGAATATCACGATGCAGAATATTCCTCTTGAAGCTTATGATTATGTGGTCAATGGCAGGCCTGCTCTTGAATGGGTTATGGAGCGGCAGATTGTCAAAACGGATAAAGCGAGTGGCCTTGTGAATGATGCTAATCGCTATGCTGTTGAAACCGTTGGTAATCCAGCCTACCCTTTAGAATTGTTTCAACGGGTTATTACTGTAAGTTTAGAAACTATAAAAATCGTGCGCAGTTTGCCAAAATTGGAAGTCAGAGAAACTGAAGATGTTAAGTTATCTATTGTGTCGTAA
- a CDS encoding YdcF family protein: MTHNSYDSQPLPQDNLESSFQKRTPCNLWHPCCLFRYFPPTAFFLLMIVLFFCAGFVVFSEKTEQLTPPSPLPKADAIIVLTGGENRIETGLDLLQQGLGSRLLISGVNTTTTLKRFMHSTHITPQLFACCVDIGHKAINTKGNAEESAVWIKKHHYKTVYIVTHDYHMWRSMRELKYLMPDINFIAYPVKKSGDESIVQQLNQIRILAFQYIKTIDVYIRTAF; this comes from the coding sequence ATGACTCACAATTCATATGATTCCCAACCATTGCCACAAGATAATTTAGAGTCTTCTTTCCAAAAGCGCACGCCATGCAATTTATGGCATCCTTGTTGTTTATTTCGCTATTTTCCACCAACAGCATTTTTTCTTTTAATGATAGTTCTTTTCTTTTGCGCTGGTTTCGTTGTTTTTTCTGAAAAAACTGAGCAACTAACACCACCCTCTCCTCTACCGAAAGCAGATGCAATCATCGTTCTTACAGGGGGTGAAAACCGAATAGAAACAGGACTGGATCTCTTACAGCAAGGTCTTGGTTCGCGGCTCTTGATCAGTGGAGTAAACACAACAACCACTCTCAAGAGATTCATGCATAGTACACATATTACTCCACAACTCTTTGCCTGTTGCGTTGACATTGGGCATAAAGCGATTAATACAAAAGGGAATGCTGAAGAAAGCGCAGTTTGGATCAAAAAACACCACTATAAAACAGTTTACATCGTCACCCATGATTACCACATGTGGCGCTCGATGCGTGAACTTAAATACTTAATGCCTGATATCAATTTCATTGCTTATCCCGTTAAAAAGAGTGGCGATGAAAGCATCGTACAACAGCTCAACCAAATACGCATTCTTGCATTCCAATATATCAAAACGATTGATGTATACATAAGAACGGCATTCTAA
- the ftsE gene encoding cell division ATP-binding protein FtsE, giving the protein MIHFENVGLRYGMGPEILRDISFHIPPGSFQFLTGASGAGKTSLMRLMFLALKPTRGHIDLFGNDTALLKRQELPALRQRIGVVFQDFRLLDHMTTYENVSLPLRIKGQEEATYRSEVEDLLCWVGLGNHIHVLPPVLSGGEKQRIAIARALIDQPEILLADEPTGNVDPPLAKRLLRLFIELNRFGTAVVIATHDIALMEQVAARRMLLHNGRMTIHE; this is encoded by the coding sequence GTGATTCATTTTGAAAATGTTGGTCTGCGTTATGGAATGGGCCCTGAGATTCTTCGTGATATTAGCTTTCACATTCCTCCAGGATCATTTCAATTTCTCACTGGTGCCTCTGGAGCAGGAAAAACGTCATTAATGCGTCTTATGTTTCTGGCGCTCAAACCAACTCGCGGTCATATTGATTTATTTGGCAACGATACAGCATTGCTGAAACGACAAGAGCTCCCCGCATTACGACAACGTATTGGTGTTGTTTTTCAAGATTTTCGTCTCCTTGATCACATGACTACTTATGAAAATGTCTCTTTACCATTACGTATTAAAGGACAAGAAGAAGCAACTTATCGCAGTGAAGTGGAAGATCTTCTCTGTTGGGTGGGCCTTGGAAATCATATTCATGTTTTACCACCAGTTCTTTCTGGCGGAGAGAAACAAAGGATAGCCATTGCACGCGCACTTATTGATCAACCTGAAATCCTTCTGGCGGATGAACCAACAGGAAATGTTGATCCACCTTTGGCAAAACGCTTGTTACGCTTGTTTATTGAATTAAACCGTTTTGGAACAGCTGTTGTCATTGCCACCCATGATATTGCCCTGATGGAACAAGTCGCAGCACGGCGAATGCTTCTCCACAATGGACGGATGACAATTCATGAATAA
- a CDS encoding cell division protein FtsX produces MNKSFPIFTSNNQTSTAIIPSDNISGKALVAVIAIMTFLSSLTLISVDFVQRASHSWSNQISYEATIQIRPIENVDTEKALRDAVKLVKTFHGVQDATIVDQKATEKLLEPWLGTGLNLNELPLPRLIIVTLKEEEEINFRAINQAIKTQIPGGQFNDHRVWVKRFSRMAQTTVFIGLSILTLVLGSLVLTIIFATRNALAENAHIINVLYFLGTETLFIARQFDWHFFKTALRGAFYGGAISIVLFGAFSLWTNYNLGKIEASQVTALFGHFSISSIPYGKIICLILFVSFLTVLTNRITILAQLKKIDQCENGLF; encoded by the coding sequence ATGAATAAGTCTTTTCCAATTTTTACAAGCAATAACCAAACCTCAACGGCTATTATTCCCAGCGATAACATTTCTGGAAAAGCATTGGTTGCAGTGATCGCTATTATGACATTTCTCTCAAGTCTCACATTAATCAGTGTTGATTTTGTGCAACGTGCTTCTCATAGTTGGAGTAACCAAATTAGCTATGAAGCAACGATTCAAATACGCCCCATTGAAAATGTTGATACGGAAAAAGCACTTCGTGATGCAGTAAAATTGGTTAAAACATTTCATGGTGTACAAGATGCCACAATTGTTGACCAAAAAGCGACAGAAAAATTGCTCGAACCATGGCTTGGCACGGGATTAAACTTGAATGAATTGCCCCTTCCTCGCCTTATCATCGTAACACTGAAAGAAGAGGAAGAGATCAACTTTCGTGCTATCAATCAAGCAATCAAAACGCAAATTCCAGGAGGCCAGTTTAATGATCACCGTGTTTGGGTGAAACGTTTTTCAAGAATGGCACAAACAACTGTTTTCATTGGCTTGTCAATTTTAACACTGGTTCTAGGCTCACTAGTATTGACGATTATTTTTGCCACACGCAATGCGCTAGCAGAAAATGCACACATTATTAATGTCTTATATTTTCTTGGTACTGAAACCCTTTTCATTGCACGACAATTTGACTGGCATTTTTTTAAAACTGCACTCCGCGGTGCGTTCTACGGTGGTGCTATCAGTATAGTCCTATTTGGGGCTTTTTCCCTTTGGACAAACTATAATCTAGGGAAAATTGAAGCCAGCCAAGTAACTGCTTTGTTTGGACATTTTTCCATAAGTTCCATTCCTTATGGAAAAATCATTTGTCTTATTCTGTTTGTTTCTTTTCTGACTGTGCTTACAAATCGAATAACCATTCTGGCACAACTTAAAAAAATCGATCAATGTGAAAATGGCCTCTTTTAA